The following is a genomic window from Methanoplanus sp. FWC-SCC4.
AGCACTCAAAAATGTTTTGATAAGGGCGGATAAGTTTGGTATAAACAATGTCATCCTTGACCCTGCAATAGGAAAATGGACCCCACAAAGACCAGTCGAAACCGACTGGGAATTATGCAGGAAATTTTCTGAATTTAAAAGCCTGAAGAGACCTCTGCTTGCAGCAGTCTCAAGGAAGTCTTTCATAGGGGCACTTATACAAAAAGATGCTGAAAACCGGCTTTCAGGAACTCTTGCCGTTACATACAGACTCCTGCAGGAAGGCGCATCGGTTGTAAGGGCACATGACGTTTCAGATACAAAAGATTTAATCACTGTATTTGAAAAGATAAACAGATTATAATGGTCAGTTCCTTTCAGGTCTTTGGAATAAAAACCGGCCTTTTAAAGCCGGGAGATAATTTTGCGGAAATTTTGATTGATGAAGCAAAACAGGCAGGCGGCCTCTTAGACGGAGACATAATAGTCATTGCCGAGAGTGCACTTGCAACTGCTGAAGGAGCGGTAGTCCGCCTTAAAGATGTCATACCCTCAAAAGAGGCTCTTGAATATAGCAAAAAATATGGCATTGAGGAGAGACTTGCCGAAGTGGTAATACAGGAGAGCGATTCAATAGTCGGAGGAATACCCGGGTTTCTCCTCTCCATGAAAAACGGAACACTCCTTCCAAACGCAGGTATTGACGGTTCAAATGCCCCGCCGGGCGCTGTTGTAACACTTCCAAAAGACCCTGATAAAAGTGCAAGGAAAATACACGACGAGATTCTTTTAAAAACCGGTATTAATACAGGCATCATTGTTGCGGATTCCCGCACCCATGCAATGAGGCTTGGATGTTCAGGTGTTGCAATCGGCTGTTACGGTATGACAGCCGTTACAGATGAAAGAGGGAAAACAGATCTCTTTGGAAGAGAGCTTGAAGTAACCCAGCTTGCAATTGCGGACAGTATTGCATCAGCCGCAGAACTTACAATGGGAGAGGCGAATGAGTGCACGCCGGCCGCGATAGTCAGGGGACTTTCAAGATATCTCTCTGATGAATCAGGAATTGAGGGAATTGAACCGTCAAAATGTCTGTTTATGGGTGTTGCGATGAAAGCGGATCTCTCATTTATGAAAAATCAGTTATAACTATTTTTCAAATAAAAATTTTCTAAAAATACTAAAATCAAAAAACAGGTAATTTTACCTGTTTCTTAAAAATATTGTTGGATATTTGTCAGCCAGCCGGATAATTATTTAATATTCATTCAAAATCGTCAGTTTTTCTCTTTATCCCGACTCTGCCTTTCTCAACAGAGAGTAAAACACCCTTTTTTTCAAGATAATTTCTACTGAGTCCCTTCCCGTGCAGAATTATCTCAACCAGATCTTCTCTCTCGTCAATATCAGTAGAGAGCCTGAACGAATCAATTACATCAATTGACATTCCAAGCTCCTTTGCAATCCTGATATGATCAAGGAAACTTGCACCGTAAAAATCCACATGGAAGTATGAAGGATTTTTAACAAAAATTGCATTGGTGCCCCCTCCGCGACCGGGAACAATCGCAAAGTCACAATCTGTTGATATTACACGTTTTACAGAGTCATAATCAGCAAGAGGAATATCAGACATTATTATCAGAACAGGTTCATTTTTTCCTGACAAAAATTCGTTGAGCGCCTCATTTAAACCAAGAGCCATTACAACTGTTTCTGCATCTTCAACTTCAAACTCTTCCGTTGAAAGAAGAACCGTATTAAGGCCTGCACTGTTTGTAATTTTAATTACATCATTTAGCATACAAACTGCAAAATTTTCACGTTCTTCCTGGCTGAGAATACACGAAAGTCTCGTTTTGGGATTTTTCGGC
Proteins encoded in this region:
- the cofE gene encoding coenzyme F420-0:L-glutamate ligase, with the translated sequence MVSSFQVFGIKTGLLKPGDNFAEILIDEAKQAGGLLDGDIIVIAESALATAEGAVVRLKDVIPSKEALEYSKKYGIEERLAEVVIQESDSIVGGIPGFLLSMKNGTLLPNAGIDGSNAPPGAVVTLPKDPDKSARKIHDEILLKTGINTGIIVADSRTHAMRLGCSGVAIGCYGMTAVTDERGKTDLFGRELEVTQLAIADSIASAAELTMGEANECTPAAIVRGLSRYLSDESGIEGIEPSKCLFMGVAMKADLSFMKNQL
- the cofC gene encoding 2-phospho-L-lactate guanylyltransferase, with amino-acid sequence MVYAVIPFRPKNPKTRLSCILSQEERENFAVCMLNDVIKITNSAGLNTVLLSTEEFEVEDAETVVMALGLNEALNEFLSGKNEPVLIIMSDIPLADYDSVKRVISTDCDFAIVPGRGGGTNAIFVKNPSYFHVDFYGASFLDHIRIAKELGMSIDVIDSFRLSTDIDEREDLVEIILHGKGLSRNYLEKKGVLLSVEKGRVGIKRKTDDFE